Proteins from a single region of Gambusia affinis linkage group LG12, SWU_Gaff_1.0, whole genome shotgun sequence:
- the myadmb gene encoding myeloid-associated differentiation marker homolog: MPIVLKSSPLLWTRLAALVFTCVAFSVGLHGARIYRGTGDFCIFCWAFSFAGTLLIILVELFGLQTRAPVSWKNFPITFACYASLLCLSASIIFPIYFLRGSGNQSEIRDFRIVCTVFSCLATIAYMSEVSLTKARPGEVVGYMATAPGLLKVLETFVACVIFVFITEPVLYDRHHSVKYCMSVYCICFILTAVIILLCIGECTGFLPFPFARFLSAYSLLAVVLYLSATIIWPIFNFDPHNGGQKQRPYNCSTAVGLCTWDKCMAVAVLTGLNFILYLADLIYSTRLVFVSA; the protein is encoded by the coding sequence ATGCCTATCGTCTTGAAGTCCAGTCCTCTGCTCTGGACGCGGCTTGCTGCGCTGGTCTTCACCTGTGTGGCCTTCTCTGTGGGTTTGCATGGGGCCAGAATCTACCGCGGCACTGGAGACTTTTGCATCTTCTGCTGGGCCTTCAGCTTCGCCGGGACTCTTCTCATCATCCTGGTGGAGCTTTTCGGCCTGCAGACCAGAGCCCCGGTTTCCTGGAAGAACTTTCCCATCACCTTTGCGTGCTACGCCTCCCTGCTCTGCCTGTCGGCCTCCATCATCTTTCCCATCTACTTCCTGAGGGGTTCCGGAAACCAAAGCGAGATCCGCGACTTCCGCATCGTGTGCACCGTTTTCTCCTGCCTGGCCACCATCGCCTACATGAGCGAGGTCAGCCTCACCAAGGCTCGGCCGGGCGAGGTCGTCGGCTACATGGCCACCGCTCCGGGACTGCTCAAAGTCCTGGAGACCTTCGTGGCCTGCGTCATCTTCGTCTTCATCACCGAACCCGTGTTGTACGACCGTCACCATTCAGTGAAGTACTGCATGTCGGTGTACTGCATCTGCTTCATCCTGACTGCGGTCATCATCCTCCTCTGCATCGGCGAGTGCACCGGGTTCCTTCCTTTTCCATTCGCCCGCTTCCTTTCCGCCTACTCACTGCTGGCTGTCGTCCTCTATCTGTCAGCGACCATCATCTGGCCGATATTCAACTTTGACCCCCATAATGGCGGCCAGAAACAGAGACCATACAACTGCAGCACCGCGGTTGGCTTGTGCACTTGGGACAAGTGCATGGCGGTGGCCGTGCTCACCGGGCTCAACTTTATCCTCTACTTGGCTGACCTCATCTACTCCACCCGCCTAGTGTTTGTCAGCGCCTGA